Proteins encoded together in one Chitinophaga sp. LS1 window:
- a CDS encoding TIM barrel protein, which produces MNIEKFHISDFNDARKQAHDRNFQHISEKVNHLNEVLEKLEEFQVAIPSWALGTGGTRFGRFSGGGEPRNLEEKITDIGLLHALNRSSGAVSLHIPWDIPENTANIKALAAQYDIRFDAVNSNTFQDQPGQEYSYKFGSLHHTDKGVRQQAVEHNIEVIRYGIELGSNALSIWLADGSCFPGQLNFRGAFKRTYESLQDIYAALPDDWKVYIEYKAFEPNFYSTTIGDWGQSLLFANKLGPKAQTLVDLGHHLANANIEQIVALLLMEGKLAGFHFNDSKYGDDDLTVGSINPYQLFLIFNELVEGMDARSMHHASDLGWMIDASHNVKDPLEDLLQSVEAIKIAYAQALLVDTKALQAAQQNNDAVAAQEILQQAYRTDVRPLVAQARLNAGGVLDPIAFYRQYKVRENLIKERGLKTVATGL; this is translated from the coding sequence ATGAATATCGAAAAATTCCACATTTCTGATTTTAACGACGCCCGCAAACAAGCCCACGATCGCAATTTTCAGCATATCTCTGAAAAAGTCAACCATCTCAATGAGGTTCTTGAAAAACTGGAAGAATTCCAGGTAGCTATTCCGAGTTGGGCCCTTGGCACCGGCGGTACCCGCTTTGGCCGTTTTTCCGGTGGTGGTGAACCGCGTAACCTGGAAGAAAAGATCACTGACATCGGTTTGCTGCATGCCCTGAACCGCAGCAGTGGCGCTGTTTCATTGCATATCCCATGGGATATTCCTGAAAACACAGCAAACATCAAAGCCCTCGCTGCACAATACGACATCCGTTTTGATGCCGTAAATTCAAATACCTTTCAGGATCAGCCCGGACAGGAATATAGCTATAAGTTCGGCTCTCTGCACCATACTGACAAAGGTGTTAGACAACAAGCCGTAGAACACAACATCGAAGTGATCCGCTACGGAATAGAACTTGGCTCTAACGCACTCAGCATCTGGCTGGCTGATGGCTCCTGCTTCCCTGGTCAGCTCAATTTCCGTGGTGCATTTAAACGTACTTACGAAAGTCTCCAGGATATCTATGCAGCACTGCCTGACGACTGGAAAGTTTACATCGAATACAAAGCCTTCGAACCCAATTTCTATAGCACTACTATCGGCGACTGGGGTCAATCCCTTTTATTTGCCAATAAACTAGGTCCGAAAGCCCAGACATTGGTTGACCTGGGACATCACCTCGCGAATGCAAATATCGAGCAGATTGTAGCCCTCCTCCTTATGGAAGGCAAGCTGGCCGGATTCCATTTCAATGACTCCAAGTATGGTGATGACGACCTCACAGTAGGTAGCATCAACCCTTATCAGTTATTCCTCATCTTCAATGAACTGGTAGAAGGTATGGATGCCCGTAGTATGCACCACGCCAGCGACCTTGGCTGGATGATCGATGCTTCTCACAATGTAAAAGATCCGTTAGAAGATCTGCTGCAATCAGTAGAAGCCATCAAGATCGCTTACGCACAGGCGCTACTGGTTGATACCAAAGCACTACAGGCTGCACAGCAGAATAATGATGCAGTAGCCGCACAGGAGATACTGCAACAGGCTTACCGCACAGATGTACGCCCACTGGTTGCACAGGCCCGCCTGAATGCAGGTGGTGTACTGGATCCGATTGCGTTTTACCGCCAGTATAAGGTGAGAGAAAACCTGATCAAAGAGAGAGGATTGAAGACGGTCGCAACAGGCCTGTAA
- a CDS encoding glycoside hydrolase, whose protein sequence is MKRSRFTIMLLMTAAFAHAQQRITIDVNKKAQVIDNIGSSGAWFSEGIGKYWPPEVREQMARWLFSKGLNKDGSPEGIGLSSWRFNIGGGTAEQGDSSGIKDFRKRAECFLKPDGTYDWSKQSGYLWFTKKAKDYGVETLIAFSNTPPVWMNQNGLGYKTEKDHRSNLKLDQYDAYAAFLTNVWQHFDKEGLHFDYISPVNEPQWDWSHPYGDADQEGTAWTNSEVVRIAGALDTALNKVRAKTKILLSEAGHLEYLYAQQGTASHQIQALKAGGVYKLSHVPAIIGGHSYFTDKGDSSRRAIRKHVADTASKYGLQYWQTEYSMLADGYKDGHDGPRTAMDCALFLAKVMHDDFVYGNAAAWQFWNSWEPGKSDMDTRYYLVALHPKDKTYKDGTVTAVKNLWALGQYSRFVRPGMQRVMAESRDEDVLVSAFVSKKQVVLVCVNYGEKAVVVNMEVKGRKVKKVRYYETSKEEDMKLHEVRSGNEQIELKERSVVTVVME, encoded by the coding sequence ATGAAACGGTCTCGCTTTACAATCATGCTGCTCATGACGGCTGCCTTTGCCCATGCCCAGCAGCGCATTACAATTGATGTCAACAAAAAGGCGCAGGTAATAGATAATATAGGTTCTTCCGGTGCCTGGTTTTCGGAGGGGATAGGTAAATACTGGCCGCCGGAGGTACGGGAGCAGATGGCCCGTTGGCTTTTTAGTAAGGGACTTAATAAGGATGGTTCGCCGGAGGGGATCGGGCTTTCCAGCTGGCGGTTTAATATTGGTGGTGGTACGGCGGAGCAGGGGGACAGTAGTGGAATAAAGGATTTCAGGAAGCGTGCGGAGTGTTTTTTGAAACCGGATGGCACCTATGACTGGTCTAAGCAGTCAGGATATCTTTGGTTTACGAAAAAGGCGAAGGATTATGGCGTAGAAACATTAATTGCATTCTCGAATACGCCACCGGTATGGATGAACCAGAATGGGTTGGGGTATAAGACAGAGAAGGATCATCGGTCTAATCTGAAGCTAGATCAGTATGATGCGTATGCTGCATTTTTAACGAATGTGTGGCAGCATTTTGATAAGGAAGGATTGCATTTTGATTATATCAGTCCAGTGAATGAACCACAGTGGGATTGGAGTCATCCTTATGGGGATGCGGATCAGGAAGGTACTGCGTGGACGAATAGTGAGGTGGTAAGAATTGCGGGGGCGTTGGATACTGCACTCAATAAGGTGAGGGCCAAAACGAAGATATTACTTTCCGAAGCCGGACATCTGGAATATCTGTATGCGCAGCAAGGGACGGCTTCGCATCAGATACAGGCATTGAAAGCCGGTGGTGTTTACAAGCTTTCTCATGTACCGGCTATTATTGGTGGGCATAGTTATTTTACAGATAAGGGAGATAGCAGCAGGAGAGCGATTCGTAAGCATGTGGCAGATACGGCATCCAAATATGGTCTGCAGTACTGGCAAACGGAGTATTCCATGTTGGCGGATGGATACAAAGATGGGCATGATGGGCCGCGTACAGCCATGGATTGTGCGTTGTTCCTTGCGAAAGTGATGCATGATGATTTTGTATATGGAAATGCTGCGGCATGGCAGTTTTGGAATAGCTGGGAGCCGGGAAAGTCTGATATGGATACGAGGTATTATCTGGTGGCATTGCATCCGAAGGATAAAACGTATAAAGATGGTACGGTGACGGCGGTAAAGAATTTGTGGGCGCTGGGACAGTATAGCAGATTCGTAAGGCCGGGAATGCAGAGAGTGATGGCGGAGAGCAGGGATGAGGATGTGTTGGTGAGTGCATTTGTAAGTAAGAAGCAGGTGGTGTTGGTGTGTGTGAACTATGGGGAGAAGGCTGTTGTAGTGAATATGGAGGTGAAGGGAAGAAAGGTAAAGAAGGTGAGGTATTATGAAACCAGTAAGGAAGAGGATATGAAATTGCATGAAGTTCGTTCAGGGAATGAACAGATTGAACTGAAGGAGAGGAGTGTGGTGACGGTGGTGATGGAGTAG
- a CDS encoding FGGY-family carbohydrate kinase: MNCIAILDIGKTNKKLFLINEQYHIVYERGMSFPETKDEDGDKCEDIQLLTQWVKDSLKELTTQPAFHVKAMNFSTYGASFVYLNENGEVIAPLYNYLKSYPTPLQNTFHNKYGGQLLICSETASPALGSLNSGLQLYRIKEQQPELYNQIRYALHLPQYVSYLISGKYMTDITSIGCHTMLWDFNHQQYHHWVIQEGISDKLPPIFPANAVTRCKGNVDASNRPIDYVVGAGLHDSSAALIPYLESFQEPFVLISTGTWCITLNPFNDQPLTPDELEQDCLCYLTYQGRPVKAARLFAGSDHEQQVRRLSEYYQTPVNCYQQIAFDPAIFAHLQATAVKEAPLSGKDLLQASRFAHRSLSDFTSYEIAYHQLIMDLMKQQQHSTALVTTGTAVRRIFVDGGFGKNPVYMHMLAAAFPQMEVFAASVAQATAIGAALAIHQHWNTQPLPGDLVEMRHYAVNREFAYR; this comes from the coding sequence ATGAATTGCATCGCTATCTTAGACATCGGTAAGACCAACAAAAAGTTGTTCCTTATCAATGAACAATACCACATCGTCTATGAAAGAGGCATGAGCTTCCCTGAAACCAAAGACGAAGATGGTGACAAATGTGAAGACATCCAACTTCTCACCCAATGGGTGAAAGATAGTCTGAAAGAACTCACCACCCAACCTGCTTTCCACGTCAAAGCCATGAACTTCAGTACATATGGCGCCAGCTTCGTTTACCTCAATGAGAACGGCGAAGTCATTGCCCCTTTGTACAACTACCTCAAATCGTATCCCACACCATTACAAAATACTTTTCACAACAAATACGGTGGGCAGCTGCTGATCTGTAGCGAAACGGCTTCGCCTGCACTCGGTAGCCTGAATTCCGGCTTACAATTGTATCGTATCAAAGAACAACAACCAGAGTTGTACAACCAGATTCGTTATGCCTTACACCTTCCGCAATATGTAAGTTACCTGATCTCTGGCAAGTACATGACTGATATTACAAGCATCGGCTGTCATACCATGCTATGGGATTTCAATCACCAGCAATATCATCACTGGGTAATTCAGGAAGGAATTAGCGACAAACTACCCCCAATCTTCCCGGCAAACGCCGTTACCAGATGCAAAGGAAATGTGGATGCCTCAAACCGACCCATCGATTACGTAGTCGGTGCCGGCCTGCACGACAGTTCCGCAGCGCTTATTCCTTACCTGGAAAGCTTCCAGGAACCCTTTGTACTCATCAGTACAGGTACCTGGTGCATCACCCTGAACCCATTCAATGACCAACCACTAACCCCTGATGAACTGGAACAGGACTGCCTCTGCTACCTTACCTACCAGGGACGCCCTGTAAAGGCTGCCCGTCTCTTTGCTGGTAGTGATCACGAGCAACAAGTTCGCAGGCTGTCAGAATATTATCAAACACCGGTAAATTGCTATCAGCAAATCGCCTTTGACCCCGCTATATTTGCCCATTTGCAGGCAACAGCGGTAAAGGAAGCACCGCTCTCAGGAAAAGACCTGTTACAGGCCTCCCGGTTTGCTCATAGATCATTGTCAGATTTCACGAGTTACGAGATTGCTTATCACCAGCTAATTATGGACCTGATGAAACAACAGCAGCACTCTACTGCGCTTGTGACTACAGGTACAGCGGTGCGACGTATTTTTGTGGACGGTGGTTTTGGTAAAAACCCGGTGTACATGCACATGCTGGCAGCGGCATTTCCTCAGATGGAGGTATTTGCAGCTTCTGTCGCACAGGCAACTGCCATCGGGGCAGCGCTGGCTATTCACCAGCACTGGAATACCCAGCCTCTACCCGGCGATCTGGTTGAAATGAGGCATTATGCAGTGAACAGGGAATTCGCGTACAGGTAG
- a CDS encoding bifunctional aldolase/short-chain dehydrogenase translates to MIQSVNFKHVSYLWDEEKAAAMAGDEVGLLIYRSNLLGADLRLTNYGGGNTSCKAMAKDPLTGKQTEVMWVKGSGGDLGTLKRSGLAALYVDRLHSLENIYNGIQMEDEMVELFNHCIYDLKSKAPSIDTPLHGFLPFKHIDHLHPDAAIAIAAAKDGERITRELFNGTIGWVPWQRPGFDLGLQLRQCLQENPGIRGIMLGSHGLFTWGDTAYESYINTLEVIERCASYLEDNYNKKRPVFGGAKSAPAAPEVRKKQAAALAPVLRGLCSGHTRMIGHFTDDPRVLEFINSNDLDRLAPLGTSCPDHFLRTKISPLVLDLDPLASLDDVATVKQQLAPAFAAYRQMYTEYYNTCRHDNSPALRDPNPVVILYSGIGMFTFSKDKQTARVAAEFYINAINVMKGAEAISEYTALPRQEAFDIEYWLLEEAKLQRMPKPKALSGRIALVTGSAGGIGKAIAKKFADEGACVVINDNDAGRLEKAKVEFQKQYGPDVFAAAILDVTKSADINEAFAVGALAFGGVDLVVNCAGLSISKPLEAHTEKDWDLLYDVLVKGQFLVTQAGVAIMRKQDMGGDVLNIVSKNALMSGPNNAGYGSAKAAQLHLSRLNAAELGKDNIRVNVINPDAVIADSKIWEGDWAAGRAKAYGISVEELPGYYAKRTLLNQIILPEDIANACFALTGGLLNKSTGNVVNVDGGVATAFVR, encoded by the coding sequence ATGATTCAGTCTGTAAATTTCAAGCACGTAAGCTACTTATGGGATGAGGAAAAGGCCGCCGCAATGGCCGGTGACGAAGTAGGCCTGTTAATCTACCGCTCTAACCTCCTGGGCGCAGATCTTCGCTTAACAAACTATGGCGGTGGTAATACTTCCTGCAAAGCCATGGCCAAAGACCCGCTTACCGGAAAACAAACAGAAGTGATGTGGGTAAAAGGCTCGGGTGGTGACCTAGGCACCCTCAAACGTAGCGGACTCGCCGCTTTGTACGTAGACCGCCTGCACAGCCTCGAAAATATTTACAATGGCATTCAGATGGAAGATGAAATGGTTGAACTCTTCAACCACTGCATTTACGACCTGAAATCCAAAGCTCCTTCTATCGATACTCCCCTGCATGGCTTCCTGCCATTCAAACATATCGATCACCTGCATCCGGATGCTGCCATCGCTATCGCTGCGGCCAAAGATGGTGAACGTATCACACGGGAACTCTTTAACGGCACCATCGGTTGGGTGCCCTGGCAGCGCCCTGGCTTCGACCTCGGCCTGCAACTCCGCCAATGTTTGCAGGAGAACCCGGGTATCCGGGGCATCATGCTCGGCTCTCACGGTCTCTTCACCTGGGGTGATACCGCCTACGAAAGCTATATCAATACCCTCGAAGTAATAGAGCGCTGCGCTTCTTACCTCGAAGATAATTATAACAAAAAACGCCCCGTATTCGGTGGCGCTAAAAGTGCTCCTGCTGCTCCTGAAGTACGTAAAAAACAAGCCGCTGCACTGGCGCCTGTTTTACGTGGACTTTGCTCCGGCCATACCCGTATGATCGGGCACTTTACCGATGATCCACGTGTATTGGAGTTTATTAATTCCAACGACCTCGATCGACTGGCGCCATTGGGTACCAGCTGTCCTGACCACTTCCTGCGTACTAAAATCAGTCCGCTGGTGCTGGACCTGGACCCACTGGCATCACTCGATGACGTAGCTACTGTGAAACAACAACTGGCGCCTGCATTTGCAGCTTACCGCCAGATGTATACTGAATACTACAATACCTGCCGTCATGATAACAGCCCTGCACTGCGTGATCCGAATCCGGTAGTGATCCTCTATTCTGGTATCGGTATGTTTACTTTTTCAAAAGATAAACAAACTGCCCGCGTAGCTGCTGAATTTTATATCAACGCTATCAACGTAATGAAAGGCGCAGAAGCTATTTCTGAATACACCGCCTTACCCCGTCAGGAAGCATTTGATATAGAATACTGGTTGCTCGAAGAAGCAAAACTGCAACGTATGCCTAAGCCGAAAGCTTTATCTGGTCGCATTGCCCTGGTAACAGGTAGCGCTGGTGGTATCGGTAAAGCAATCGCTAAGAAATTCGCTGACGAAGGCGCATGCGTTGTCATCAATGACAACGATGCCGGCCGTCTTGAAAAAGCAAAAGTCGAATTCCAGAAACAATATGGTCCCGATGTATTTGCTGCAGCTATACTCGACGTGACTAAATCTGCTGATATCAATGAAGCATTCGCTGTAGGCGCCCTGGCATTTGGTGGGGTAGACCTCGTAGTGAACTGTGCGGGTCTGTCTATCTCCAAACCACTGGAAGCACATACCGAAAAAGACTGGGATCTGCTGTATGATGTATTGGTAAAAGGTCAGTTCCTCGTCACGCAGGCTGGCGTAGCAATCATGCGTAAACAGGATATGGGTGGCGATGTGCTGAACATCGTAAGCAAAAACGCCCTCATGAGTGGTCCTAACAACGCGGGGTATGGTTCTGCGAAAGCTGCACAGCTGCACCTGAGCCGCCTCAATGCCGCTGAATTAGGAAAAGACAATATCCGCGTAAACGTCATCAACCCTGATGCTGTGATCGCTGATAGTAAAATATGGGAAGGTGATTGGGCTGCAGGTCGTGCCAAAGCTTATGGCATCTCTGTAGAAGAACTGCCTGGTTACTACGCAAAACGTACCCTGCTCAATCAGATCATATTACCTGAGGATATTGCCAACGCCTGCTTCGCACTGACTGGTGGCTTGCTGAACAAGTCAACCGGAAACGTGGTGAACGTGGATGGTGGTGTGGCGACAGCCTTTGTAAGATAA
- a CDS encoding DUF6934 family protein produces MNLEKYLFEANEDRTTFTFESLGPNGTISKTIKYFEIGRLPDGTPILNLGFGDADDSPNEFNDSITSNNGDRSKVLATVANTIFNIFSHWGNAVILVIGGTPARNRLYQMGINANKAEIDSHFDILGRTPMGWEYFKKGVNYTAFMAKKKNYKIE; encoded by the coding sequence ATGAACTTAGAGAAGTATTTATTCGAAGCCAACGAAGACCGGACAACGTTCACATTTGAAAGCCTGGGGCCAAATGGGACGATTAGCAAGACGATCAAATACTTTGAAATAGGACGGCTACCTGATGGAACTCCTATTCTGAATTTAGGATTTGGTGATGCTGATGATAGTCCGAATGAATTTAATGATAGCATTACTTCAAATAATGGAGATAGAAGTAAGGTTTTAGCAACGGTAGCAAATACTATTTTCAATATTTTCAGCCATTGGGGTAATGCAGTAATTCTTGTTATAGGAGGAACACCCGCCAGAAATAGATTATATCAAATGGGCATAAATGCAAACAAAGCGGAAATTGACTCTCATTTTGATATACTAGGCAGAACTCCCATGGGCTGGGAGTATTTCAAAAAAGGGGTAAATTATACGGCATTTATGGCCAAAAAGAAAAACTATAAAATTGAATAA
- a CDS encoding helix-turn-helix domain-containing protein: MAGKKQGANVYKHSELVQDAEIDLKSTVPGFAVNCNLRFMDIPALRNNFRSDFLGIILVVKGTLTISINLEEHIMEPNSLLLATPHALKQVIAMDDNAILCGLSATIDFMGKIFADKLLDLMNYFSTKYCPHWQLEDKDANTIANTFNLLLHRTEEYNTHTYGKELFYHAFASLLYELGGMGQKYARINHADFSRKENLVMAFTSHVQQHFRQQRNVQAFAELLHVTPKYLTETVKEISGKTAGEIIDHFVILEAKRMLSDTTLSILQIAEELNFSDQSFFGKYFKRFVGHSPKEYRQIQRKY, from the coding sequence ATGGCAGGTAAAAAACAGGGAGCGAATGTTTACAAACATTCAGAACTCGTGCAGGATGCAGAAATTGACTTGAAGTCAACCGTACCCGGTTTTGCGGTCAACTGCAATCTCCGGTTCATGGACATCCCTGCATTGCGGAACAATTTCCGGTCTGACTTCCTGGGCATCATTCTCGTTGTTAAAGGTACACTCACTATCTCCATCAACCTCGAAGAACATATTATGGAGCCTAACAGCCTCCTGCTCGCCACACCACACGCACTGAAGCAGGTGATTGCAATGGATGACAATGCCATACTCTGCGGTCTCTCCGCCACCATCGATTTCATGGGCAAGATCTTCGCAGATAAGCTACTCGATCTTATGAACTACTTTAGTACGAAATATTGTCCTCACTGGCAACTGGAAGATAAAGATGCTAACACTATTGCCAACACCTTCAATTTGCTCCTGCATCGTACTGAAGAATACAATACTCATACCTACGGTAAGGAACTCTTCTATCATGCCTTCGCCAGCCTACTGTACGAACTGGGCGGTATGGGACAGAAGTATGCAAGGATCAACCACGCCGACTTTTCCCGCAAAGAAAATCTTGTCATGGCATTTACCTCGCATGTTCAACAGCATTTCAGACAACAACGCAATGTACAGGCATTTGCAGAACTGCTGCATGTAACCCCTAAATACCTGACTGAAACCGTTAAAGAAATCAGCGGAAAAACAGCAGGAGAAATTATTGATCACTTTGTGATACTCGAAGCCAAACGCATGCTTAGCGACACGACACTCAGTATCCTTCAAATAGCAGAAGAACTGAACTTTAGTGATCAGTCCTTCTTCGGAAAATACTTCAAACGATTCGTCGGCCACTCTCCTAAAGAGTACAGACAGATCCAACGAAAATACTAA
- the rhaT gene encoding L-rhamnose/proton symporter RhaT yields MQAILGVFFHFIGGFASGSFYIPFKKVKNWAWESYWIVGGFFSWLIVPFLAAWITIPDFLSIIRATDGTTLFWTYLMGVLWGIGGLTFGLTMRYLGMSLGMSVALGYTSAFGALIPPIYRDLFTSDTAHTFSSMIHHISGQLVLAGVAVCLLGIAICGKAGMMKENELSDDQKKESISEFNLKKGLIVGTVSGILSACFNFGIEAGKPMAAIAIQQGCNPLFQNNVIFVVLLWGGLTTNLFWCLLLNARNKTFSDYTNKKTPLAGNYFFAAIAGTTWFFQFFFYGMGESKLGNGASSWILHMAFIIMISSLWGITLKEWKGVSSATFKTILAGVLTIMISVLLVGYGNSLG; encoded by the coding sequence ATGCAAGCTATTCTTGGTGTATTTTTTCATTTCATCGGAGGCTTTGCCTCGGGCAGTTTTTACATCCCATTTAAAAAAGTTAAAAACTGGGCCTGGGAAAGTTACTGGATAGTAGGCGGATTCTTTTCCTGGCTGATCGTGCCCTTCCTCGCAGCATGGATCACCATCCCCGACTTCCTTAGCATCATCCGCGCGACTGACGGCACTACACTATTCTGGACCTATCTGATGGGCGTATTATGGGGCATCGGCGGTCTCACCTTCGGTCTCACCATGCGCTACCTGGGAATGTCTCTTGGTATGTCTGTAGCCCTCGGCTACACTTCTGCTTTCGGCGCATTGATCCCGCCTATTTACAGGGATCTCTTCACCAGCGACACCGCCCATACTTTTTCTTCCATGATTCATCACATCAGCGGACAACTCGTCCTTGCCGGTGTGGCCGTTTGTTTACTCGGTATTGCCATCTGCGGGAAAGCCGGGATGATGAAAGAAAATGAACTGTCAGATGATCAGAAGAAAGAGAGCATATCTGAGTTCAATCTGAAAAAAGGATTGATCGTAGGTACAGTATCAGGTATCCTCAGCGCCTGTTTCAACTTCGGTATCGAAGCAGGAAAACCAATGGCTGCCATTGCGATCCAGCAGGGGTGCAACCCGCTCTTTCAGAATAATGTCATCTTCGTGGTGCTGCTCTGGGGCGGTTTAACTACCAACCTGTTCTGGTGTTTGCTGCTGAATGCACGTAATAAAACCTTCAGCGATTATACCAATAAGAAAACGCCACTGGCAGGCAATTATTTCTTTGCTGCTATTGCCGGTACGACCTGGTTCTTCCAGTTCTTTTTCTATGGAATGGGTGAGAGCAAACTGGGAAATGGCGCCAGTTCATGGATATTGCATATGGCATTTATCATTATGATTTCCAGCCTGTGGGGAATTACATTGAAAGAATGGAAAGGCGTGAGTTCGGCGACGTTTAAAACTATACTGGCAGGTGTATTGACGATTATGATTTCAGTGTTGCTGGTGGGTTATGGTAATTCGCTAGGATAA
- a CDS encoding efflux RND transporter periplasmic adaptor subunit translates to MTLIVRQASLFLMVTLMAGCGTKADKQPQSDPVKVKTIRIQKDPLPQQLSYSGTIEADNTADIGFAVAGTINNISVQEGDHVQQGQLLASIDATEYNNALAIANASLDQAEDMYRRLNDLYQKGSLPAKDYIEIKSKLAQAQANKSINAKHIADSKLYAPISGIITARKIEKGSTAAPGIPAFTIIKTDIVTAKITVPETEVGAIRNGMDAKVYIPTLEDTIPGRITIINPQADAVSRTYTIKIKLANSNNRLLPGMLTAVFINTGKTVNTISIPATAIVRDADDLTYVYIANEQHKAIRKRITAGLLTGSNEVIITNGLQEGDQLITNGQSHLKDGSTVTVE, encoded by the coding sequence ATGACATTGATTGTAAGGCAGGCATCATTATTTCTAATGGTTACCCTGATGGCTGGCTGTGGCACCAAAGCCGATAAGCAACCACAGTCCGATCCGGTTAAAGTAAAAACCATCCGCATTCAAAAGGATCCGCTTCCTCAGCAGTTAAGTTATTCCGGCACCATCGAAGCTGACAACACCGCCGACATCGGTTTTGCGGTAGCTGGTACCATTAATAACATCAGTGTGCAGGAAGGCGACCATGTGCAACAGGGACAACTGCTGGCCAGTATCGATGCCACTGAATACAACAATGCACTGGCTATTGCAAATGCCTCCCTGGACCAGGCTGAAGACATGTACCGACGTCTCAATGACCTTTATCAGAAAGGAAGTCTGCCCGCCAAAGATTATATCGAAATAAAATCTAAACTCGCACAGGCACAAGCCAACAAAAGTATCAACGCCAAACACATTGCCGATAGTAAATTATACGCACCCATTTCCGGCATTATCACTGCCCGTAAGATAGAAAAAGGTAGTACCGCCGCTCCCGGTATTCCTGCATTCACAATTATCAAAACTGATATTGTCACCGCAAAGATCACTGTACCCGAAACAGAAGTAGGCGCTATCCGCAATGGGATGGATGCCAAAGTATACATTCCAACCCTTGAAGACACCATTCCCGGCAGGATCACCATCATTAATCCACAAGCCGATGCTGTTTCCCGGACATATACCATCAAAATAAAACTGGCCAATAGCAACAACCGGCTGTTACCCGGCATGCTCACTGCTGTATTTATCAATACAGGCAAAACCGTCAACACCATTTCCATTCCTGCTACCGCCATTGTCAGAGATGCAGATGACCTCACTTATGTATACATCGCCAATGAACAACACAAGGCCATCCGCAAAAGGATCACCGCAGGGCTGCTCACCGGCAGCAATGAAGTGATCATCACCAACGGTTTACAGGAAGGCGATCAGCTGATCACAAACGGACAATCACACCTCAAAGATGGAAGCACCGTGACGGTTGAATAA
- a CDS encoding (Fe-S)-binding protein, translating to MKVGLFIPCYIDQFYPQVGIATLSLLEKLGCEVVYPQGQTCCGQPMANSGFEHLTGGCNELFVNNFADFDYIVSPSGSCTLHIKDHLHVHDKEDAATHIRQHIYELSEFLTDVLKVKNLTARFPHKVGIHQSCHGQRGLHLAQMTELVAAPYSKPQQLLQMVDGLELIELDRKDECCGFGGTFCVFEEAVSVKMGKDRVADHEKHGAEYITGNDVSCLMHLEGILKRQQSKVKVLHIAEILNAAF from the coding sequence ATGAAAGTAGGACTCTTTATACCTTGCTATATTGACCAGTTCTATCCGCAGGTGGGCATCGCCACTTTATCCCTGCTGGAAAAACTTGGTTGCGAGGTAGTATATCCGCAGGGGCAAACCTGTTGCGGACAACCCATGGCAAACTCTGGTTTTGAACACCTCACCGGTGGTTGTAATGAACTATTTGTCAACAACTTTGCAGACTTTGATTACATCGTATCGCCATCGGGTAGTTGTACGCTACATATCAAAGACCATCTGCACGTGCATGACAAAGAAGATGCTGCGACCCATATTCGTCAGCACATCTACGAATTGTCTGAATTCTTGACAGACGTACTCAAGGTCAAAAACCTGACCGCCCGCTTCCCGCATAAAGTTGGTATTCACCAGAGTTGTCACGGACAGCGTGGCCTGCACCTCGCACAGATGACGGAGCTGGTAGCAGCCCCTTATTCCAAACCACAGCAACTTCTGCAAATGGTGGATGGACTGGAACTGATAGAACTGGACCGTAAGGATGAGTGCTGCGGTTTCGGTGGTACCTTCTGCGTATTCGAAGAAGCGGTTTCTGTGAAAATGGGGAAAGACCGTGTAGCTGATCATGAAAAGCATGGTGCCGAATATATCACAGGTAATGATGTCAGCTGTCTCATGCACCTGGAAGGTATTCTCAAAAGACAGCAGAGCAAGGTGAAAGTACTGCACATCGCAGAGATCCTGAATGCTGCTTTTTAA